The window AGTGGCAGGGGCCGCCTCCTGCGGCGGCCCTGCCGGCGGCGGGGCGCAGGCCGAGGTGAGCAGCATTCCCAACCCTAGGGCGAGGCATTGATATGAACGCACGGCGGCTCCTTTGGCGTGAAGCGAAGGCGGGGGATTGTACCAGCGAGGTATGGGGTGTCGAGGAGGATCGCTCAGGAGGTCGTAGCCAAACCCCTCTCCAACCACACACCCTGGTCCTCGAGCGCACTCCGAGCACCTGGAATGCCCACTCCCCTCCGTTGGGCTCCAAGATGCTTCGCGAGCGCTGCAGGGTGCTCCGCCACCGCCGTCGGCTGCCGAGCGGATGAGCGCAGGCGTTGGTGAGCCGGTGAAGAATCCAGGGGGAGTGCGGCTAGGAGGCCGCCGTCAGCTGGCCCCCCTCTGGGAGCAACCCCCTAGCGTTTTAAGTGATACGGGACGTCGATGATCGCCCGCTGATATCCATGGCGCCGGCGGCGGTAGAGCATGGCTGTCTTGAGCATCCAGGCAGTCTGGTTGTGCAGCAGAGCCTGCCACCAATGCGCCGGGACGAACTCCGGCAACAGGACCGTTGCCTGTTGCCCGTCGTTGTGCTGCTCGTCAACCCGGTCAAGATAGCCCAGCAGCGGCCCGACCAACGAGCGGTAGGGCGAGGGGATGATCTCCAGCTTGATGTCCGGCCACCAATCCATCCATTGCTGCCGGACCCGTTCTCCCTCACCGGGATGGATCTCGACGTACACCGCCGTCACGTCCCCCGAGATCGCCTGAGCAAAGCGAACAGCCTCCACGATCCCGCGATGCACGCCGGAGATCGGAATGACCAGCCGCGGCTTGGGGGCTGGCCGGAGATCGGGGGGCAGCCCGTGCATCGTCAGTTCGTGGGCGACTTCCCGGTAGTGCATCCGCACTGCCTGGAACAACATCGCTAAACCCGGGATGAGCACCAGGACGATCCAGGCGCCTTCGCGGAACTTGCTGAAGGCCACAATCAGGAACGTGGCCGCGGTCACTGTGGCTCCCAGGCCGTTCACCAGGGACTTGACCCGCCAGCCGGCACTCCGGGCCTTGATCCAGTGAACGACCATTCCAGCCTGGGACAAGGTGAACGCCAGGAAGACGCCCACGGCGAACAACGGAATCAGGGCATGCGAGTCCCCGCCGAAGACGATGATCAGAAGGGCTGTCAACGCGGCCAACACAATCATGCCGTTCGAGTACACCAGCCGGTCGCCCAGGTTGGCAAACTGACCGGGCAGGTAGCGATCGCGCGCAAGGACCGAAGCCACCCGCGGGAAGCCGGCGAAACTCGTATTTGCCGCCACCGCCAGGATGAGCAGCGTCGCACCCTGGACGAGGTAGTAGGCGAAAGAGTCCCCCAGAACCCTGCGGGCCAGCGCCGAAAGGATTGTCTCCGGTTGCTGAGGGACAACTGCAAGATAGTGGGTCAGAGCGATGGATCCCAGGAAGAGCGTCACCATCAGAACCGCCATGATGGCCAGTGTCCGGCTGGCATTGCGCGAGACCGGCGGGTGGAAGACGGTGATCCCGTTACTGATGGCTTCGATCCCGGTCAGTGCCGTGCACCCCGTGGCGAAAGTGTGCAGCAGCAGGAAGGCCCCGATCGGCACACCCGTGGCGGGCACGCTCGACCAATCCCCGGGGCCATCGCGGGCGGCGGTGACAAAGCCCGCCACGAGCATCGCGCCGAACGAGGCCAGGAAGAGGTAAACCGGAATCATCATGGCTGTGCCGGATTCCCGCAATCCGCGCAGGTTGGCCACCAGGATGATCACCAAGATTGCCAGCGCTGCGGGCACCCGATATGGCCAGAGCATGGGGAAGGCCGAGGCGATCGCGGCCATCCCCGCCGTCAGGCTGACCGCGGCAGTCAACACGTAGTCGATAAGCAGCGCGCCGGCCGCGACCAGGCCGGGAGTGGCTCCGAGGTTCTCCTTGGCGACGGTGTACGACCCGCCTCCCGTGGGGTAGGCCCACAGGGTTTGCGAGTATGAGATGCTGACGATCACCAGTAGGCTGGCAATCGCGACGGCGATCGGCCAGGAGTAGGCTAGCCCGGCCGCACCCGCCACAGCCAGCCCGAGGAAGATCTCCTGATTGGCGTAGG is drawn from Anaerolineales bacterium and contains these coding sequences:
- a CDS encoding APC family permease, encoding MLAHLREFVFGPPLPTGRLGAERLNKVRALAALSPDALSSVAYANQEIFLGLAVAGAAGLAYSWPIAVAIASLLVIVSISYSQTLWAYPTGGGSYTVAKENLGATPGLVAAGALLIDYVLTAAVSLTAGMAAIASAFPMLWPYRVPAALAILVIILVANLRGLRESGTAMMIPVYLFLASFGAMLVAGFVTAARDGPGDWSSVPATGVPIGAFLLLHTFATGCTALTGIEAISNGITVFHPPVSRNASRTLAIMAVLMVTLFLGSIALTHYLAVVPQQPETILSALARRVLGDSFAYYLVQGATLLILAVAANTSFAGFPRVASVLARDRYLPGQFANLGDRLVYSNGMIVLAALTALLIIVFGGDSHALIPLFAVGVFLAFTLSQAGMVVHWIKARSAGWRVKSLVNGLGATVTAATFLIVAFSKFREGAWIVLVLIPGLAMLFQAVRMHYREVAHELTMHGLPPDLRPAPKPRLVIPISGVHRGIVEAVRFAQAISGDVTAVYVEIHPGEGERVRQQWMDWWPDIKLEIIPSPYRSLVGPLLGYLDRVDEQHNDGQQATVLLPEFVPAHWWQALLHNQTAWMLKTAMLYRRRRHGYQRAIIDVPYHLKR